In the Lysinibacillus sp. PLM2 genome, one interval contains:
- the ykwB gene encoding putative N-acetyltransferase YkwB, translated as MYRSEQLLFHDGKPVPIIIRNYESKDFDELIDIQAESFPPPFPSELWWNKEQLTNHVSLFPEGALCIEIDGKVVSSLTGVGVHFDPAYTNHTWAEMTDNGYITNHDPNGNTLYIVDISVRPAYRSYGLGKIMMQSMYHVVIEKGFDRLLGGGRMPGYRKYADTLTANEYVDHVINGKVHDPVISFLLRCGRKPIAVVENYLEDEESLNYGVLMEWRNPFK; from the coding sequence ATGTATCGAAGTGAGCAGTTATTATTTCATGATGGGAAACCCGTTCCGATTATTATTCGGAATTATGAGTCGAAAGATTTTGATGAATTAATCGATATTCAAGCGGAAAGTTTTCCCCCTCCCTTTCCTTCTGAGCTTTGGTGGAATAAAGAACAACTAACAAATCATGTATCGCTTTTTCCAGAAGGAGCTCTTTGCATCGAGATTGATGGTAAGGTTGTCAGCTCTTTAACTGGCGTTGGTGTTCATTTCGATCCCGCTTATACTAATCATACTTGGGCTGAAATGACTGACAATGGTTATATTACAAATCACGATCCTAATGGCAATACCCTCTATATTGTTGATATAAGTGTGCGACCTGCTTATCGTTCATACGGCCTTGGAAAAATTATGATGCAATCGATGTACCATGTTGTCATTGAAAAAGGTTTTGATCGTTTACTCGGTGGCGGTCGAATGCCTGGCTATCGTAAGTATGCAGATACACTTACAGCAAATGAATATGTGGATCATGTAATAAACGGAAAGGTTCACGATCCTGTCATTTCATTTTTATTGCGATGCGGTAGAAAGCCTATTGCAGTAGTAGAAAATTATTTAGAAGATGAAGAATCTTTAAACTATGGGGTATTAATGGAATGGAGAAATCCATTTAAATAA